The Actinomycetota bacterium genome contains the following window.
GGTGGCGACGACTTCCCGTTGCCGCAGACCGAGTGGCGCCGGTACTACGCAAACGACGAAGGTGCGCTCACCACTACCACGCCCACTGCCTCCGGCAGCGACACATATCTCTCGGGCACGCACCGCAATGAGTACGACGTCATGTCGCTCGACAGCCCGAACGGCCACTACCAGGGTCAAGAAGTTGCGACGGCAGACGGTCCCGATCAGGTCGTGTACCGCTCGGCACCGTTCGAGCAGTCGACTGCCGTCGCCGGGCCGCTGGTTGCGACGGTATGGGCCACGCTTACGGCGCCCGATGCCGAGTTCTACGTACGCGTCGCCGACGAAGGGCCCGATGGGTCGTTGAGCTTGCTCAATCGAGGCTTCCTGAAAGCCTCGCACCGCGCGCTCGATGCCGAACGATCGTTCTTTGACGGCGACGTGATGTATCGCCCGTGGCATCCGCACACCAACACGACCACGGCGCTGGTCACCCCAGGCCAAGTCAATCGCTACGATATCGAGGTCTGGCCGATCGAGAACATCTTCCGTCCCGGCCACCGCGTGGTGATGATCGTCTCGGCACCTCCCGTGCAGGAGGGCTACGACACGTACCAGCCGCGCACTGCTCCCGGACTCGTGATCGTTGCGCACGACCCAGAGCACCCGACCAACCTCCTCGTGCCGATCGTACCGACGCCCGCAGATCTTGGTCCGCCGGTGGCGTGCGGAGAGCAGGTTGCCGTCAAGTGCGGCATCCCGGGACAGATCCCGGACTTTCCCCAGCCCTCGATCTCAACGCGACATGGAGCGAAGGACGGTGCGCCGCGCGGAGTGGGACGGTGAGCCGTCTCACGAAGACGACCGGCTCTGTGAGGTCTCTTCGTGCAATCGGCGGTGCGACCGTTCTCGCGACGGTGGTGGCTATTCTGCCGGCCGCATACGCTCCGGCCTCGGAGTCGAACCCCATTCACTGGAGCTTCGAGAGCGGAACCCTCGACGGCTGGACGATCATGCCGGGATCCACGGCGAACTCATCCTTTCCATGCCAGTCTCCCCAGTTGACTGGGCTGGTCGCGAGACCATCCGGGTCCACCAGCGGGATGTTCACGCGCGACGCGTGAATCGCCGTCCGCTGGACTTCGTAGACGCCTCCCGCGAGGTCGCCGGTCTTGTAGGCGGGCGGGACCAGATACGGCGCGCGCGAGCCGGAGATCGTGATCCGGATCCGGTGCCCGGCGCGGACGCGCGCGAGCGTTGCGGGGATCTCGATGTCCAAGCGCGTGACCTGTCCCGGCACGAGCGCCTTCTCGGCGGCCTTTGTCATCGGGTGGTAGGGGGCGATGAGTTTGCCGTCCACCACCCAGCTCCGGGAGCCATCGACCTCTCGCATGGAGCCCAACAGCGCGCCGGTGGCAAGCGGCCGGGAGGAGCCGTCCGTCGAGACGTCGTCGAGCGTCACCACGAACTCTGCGTCGGTCGTGGTTGAGGTTGCCTTCCCAGCACGGCCGATTGCACCGGATTGGCTGGGCGTCAGCCCACCGGGAAAAAAGAAGAGAGGGGGGCCGTGGGCT
Protein-coding sequences here:
- a CDS encoding CocE/NonD family hydrolase C-terminal non-catalytic domain-containing protein — its product is MTPSQSGAIGRAGKATSTTTDAEFVVTLDDVSTDGSSRPLATGALLGSMREVDGSRSWVVDGKLIAPYHPMTKAAEKALVPGQVTRLDIEIPATLARVRAGHRIRITISGSRAPYLVPPAYKTGDLAGGVYEVQRTAIHASRVNIPLVDPDGLATSPVNWGDWHGKDEFAVDPGMIVQPSRVPLSKLQ